One genomic segment of Mesoterricola silvestris includes these proteins:
- a CDS encoding type II toxin-antitoxin system HipA family toxin, with the protein MIKIWTDATEAGRLDRHGERGSTFVYLPGVAAVRAVSLSMEVRLESWTAPFGLLPIFEMNLPEGALRERLRLAFAKATGKFDEFDLLAVVGRSQIGRIRFTGDMADLADEVPFQSVDEILQRRRDGGLFQYLLEKFAAYSGISGVQPKLLFRDEQAFTPREGAGQRLSQSFRGATHIVKLWEPGEYPQLAANEFFCLRVALQCGLEVPAFRLAEDGAALVIDRFDLRMDGSYRGFEDLCVLNARRTEEKYRGSYETSILKRFQQFSTATHIHADLERLFVLIVLNCALRNGDAHLKNFGVIYDDPLGEVRLAPVYDLVTTSVYLPKDTMALTLNGSTRWPTAKELLRLGETRAGCTPARARHVFQKIEQAMRDTSKEVQSYIQQHPEFSEIGGAMLREWGKGIAWSLREG; encoded by the coding sequence TTGATCAAGATTTGGACGGACGCCACTGAAGCTGGACGGCTTGACCGGCACGGCGAGCGTGGGAGCACCTTTGTCTACCTTCCGGGCGTGGCGGCGGTGAGGGCCGTCTCCCTGAGCATGGAGGTGCGGTTGGAGTCGTGGACCGCTCCCTTCGGCCTGCTCCCCATCTTCGAAATGAACCTGCCCGAGGGCGCTCTGCGAGAACGGCTTCGCCTCGCCTTCGCCAAGGCGACCGGGAAGTTCGACGAGTTCGACCTGCTTGCGGTCGTGGGGCGTTCCCAGATCGGCCGGATCCGCTTCACGGGGGACATGGCCGACCTTGCGGACGAAGTCCCGTTCCAATCCGTGGACGAGATCCTCCAGCGCCGGCGCGATGGGGGCCTGTTCCAGTACCTGTTGGAAAAGTTTGCCGCCTATTCAGGCATCAGCGGCGTTCAGCCCAAACTTCTCTTCCGCGATGAGCAGGCTTTCACGCCCAGGGAGGGCGCAGGCCAGCGCCTTTCCCAGAGCTTTCGTGGGGCGACCCATATCGTCAAGCTATGGGAACCGGGCGAGTATCCCCAGCTGGCAGCCAATGAATTCTTCTGCCTGAGGGTGGCTCTTCAGTGCGGGCTCGAGGTGCCTGCCTTCAGGCTGGCTGAGGATGGTGCGGCCCTGGTCATCGATCGTTTCGACCTTCGCATGGATGGCAGCTACCGGGGCTTTGAGGATCTCTGTGTGCTCAACGCCCGTCGAACCGAGGAGAAATATCGGGGCTCCTACGAGACGTCAATCCTGAAACGCTTCCAGCAGTTTTCAACCGCGACCCATATTCATGCGGACCTGGAAAGACTCTTCGTCCTGATCGTCCTCAATTGCGCGCTCCGCAACGGTGACGCCCACTTGAAGAATTTCGGGGTGATCTACGATGACCCGCTGGGGGAGGTGCGGCTAGCCCCGGTGTACGACCTGGTGACGACATCCGTATACCTGCCAAAGGACACCATGGCGCTCACCCTGAACGGGTCCACGCGATGGCCGACGGCCAAGGAACTCCTTCGCCTGGGCGAGACCCGGGCCGGTTGCACCCCGGCGCGAGCCCGGCACGTGTTCCAGAAGATCGAACAAGCCATGCGCGACACTTCGAAGGAGGTCCAATCCTATATCCAGCAACATCCGGAATTCAGCGAGATCGGAGGGGCGATGCTCAGGGAATGGGGAAAAGGGATCGCCTGGTCCCTACGGGAAGGCTAA
- a CDS encoding DUF5671 domain-containing protein — MNAELQSFVYKALSSGHPREAIALALEEAGWSTEEIKSALHGYVDAGLGLPVPRKAVSSSPKEAFQFLLLFSSLVTWSFSLGSILFDLLNLWMPQPGEYEMASHHIRSLRTQISSVLVAFPLFMVLNHLVTAAARRNPGQRISPIRRWSTYLTLLLASVALVTDLIVLAHTFLEGEMTSRFILKTLVVAVLAGAALGHYFLQLRKDELDPSADMGVRTPGQLLLAGCVVLVLAVAFWNVGSPSRVRLQNLDARRVQDLQNIQEGISSYAETHGKLPATLADCNGDPLTYIRAMEDPETHEPYLYRILDASHFVIGATFAGPTPANGSGPGFWKHGQGPSEFQIEWRKAPSRE; from the coding sequence ATGAACGCGGAACTCCAATCCTTTGTATATAAAGCCCTTTCCTCGGGCCACCCGCGGGAGGCCATTGCCCTGGCTCTTGAGGAAGCCGGCTGGAGCACGGAAGAGATTAAAAGTGCGCTCCATGGATATGTCGACGCCGGCCTCGGGCTTCCCGTTCCACGAAAGGCCGTTTCCAGCTCGCCCAAGGAGGCCTTTCAGTTCCTCCTTCTCTTTTCGTCCCTGGTGACCTGGTCATTCTCGCTCGGATCGATCCTTTTCGATCTTCTGAACCTCTGGATGCCGCAACCAGGCGAGTATGAAATGGCCAGCCACCACATCAGAAGCCTAAGGACGCAGATCTCATCCGTGCTTGTGGCCTTTCCCCTATTCATGGTCCTGAACCACCTGGTCACTGCGGCGGCCCGGCGCAATCCTGGGCAGCGGATCTCTCCGATCCGGCGATGGTCCACGTATTTGACATTGCTACTCGCATCCGTCGCCCTGGTCACCGACCTCATCGTGCTGGCCCACACGTTCCTGGAAGGAGAAATGACCTCGCGGTTCATCCTCAAAACCCTTGTGGTCGCTGTATTGGCTGGGGCTGCACTCGGCCACTACTTCCTCCAGCTTCGTAAGGATGAACTTGACCCCAGTGCGGACATGGGTGTTCGTACACCAGGCCAGCTCCTCCTGGCAGGCTGCGTGGTGCTGGTTCTGGCGGTGGCTTTCTGGAACGTTGGCAGCCCCAGCCGGGTGAGGCTCCAGAACCTGGATGCGCGCAGGGTCCAGGATCTGCAAAACATCCAGGAGGGCATTTCCAGCTATGCCGAAACCCACGGGAAGCTGCCGGCAACCCTGGCCGACTGCAACGGAGATCCTTTAACCTACATCCGCGCCATGGAGGATCCGGAGACCCACGAGCCCTACCTGTATCGCATCCTGGACGCGAGCCATTTCGTGATCGGTGCAACCTTCGCTGGACCCACACCGGCCAATGGATCCGGGCCCGGATTCTGGAAGCATGGGCAAGGCCCCAGCGAGTTCCAGATCGAATGGAGGAAGGCCCCGTCCCGGGAGTGA
- a CDS encoding HAD-IIB family hydrolase has product MLSSSSATLCEARIDARFRLLPGMPKPRWIVFCDFDETYFAHDRSAQNWKAKVRLEDYLTATCPSTGILFGLVTGSSLEEVLQQMGGSQMTLLPHFIASDLGTEITYFDQNVTCRPDWTWRDRMASSGFSKEAVRRMVEALRLKGVDLKPQPELRVAAYKKSYFLEGRDPEGDQKALSLIRELAAANALGLNISRCNPKAGDPEGSYDIDFIPVPSGKERVVQYLLSQNGLAAEDAYAFGESGNDIPMLKVVRHGFLVANATEEAKALHDQVTGEPYAGGILQVLEAAF; this is encoded by the coding sequence ATGCTTTCAAGCTCCTCAGCAACCCTGTGCGAGGCCCGGATCGACGCCCGGTTCCGCCTGCTGCCCGGTATGCCCAAACCTCGGTGGATAGTGTTTTGCGATTTCGACGAAACCTACTTTGCCCACGATCGATCCGCACAAAATTGGAAAGCCAAGGTCCGTCTGGAGGACTATCTGACCGCCACTTGTCCTTCCACAGGCATTCTGTTTGGCCTGGTCACCGGCAGCAGCCTTGAGGAGGTGCTTCAGCAGATGGGGGGATCACAAATGACGCTCCTTCCCCATTTCATCGCCAGTGATCTGGGCACGGAGATCACCTATTTCGACCAGAACGTTACCTGCCGTCCGGACTGGACTTGGCGGGACCGCATGGCCTCCAGTGGGTTCAGCAAAGAAGCCGTAAGACGCATGGTCGAAGCCCTGCGGCTCAAGGGGGTGGATCTGAAGCCCCAGCCGGAGCTTCGGGTTGCGGCGTACAAGAAGAGTTATTTCCTGGAAGGCCGCGACCCGGAGGGCGACCAGAAAGCCCTAAGCCTAATCCGCGAGTTGGCCGCCGCTAATGCGCTGGGGTTGAACATCTCCAGATGCAATCCAAAGGCTGGCGATCCAGAGGGAAGCTACGACATCGACTTCATTCCCGTCCCTTCGGGAAAAGAGCGGGTGGTCCAGTACCTCCTGTCCCAAAACGGCTTGGCGGCCGAGGACGCGTACGCCTTCGGCGAAAGCGGCAATGACATCCCCATGCTCAAAGTCGTGAGGCATGGCTTCCTGGTGGCCAACGCCACGGAGGAGGCCAAGGCCCTCCATGATCAGGTGACCGGGGAACCCTATGCAGGTGGCATCTTGCAGGTCCTGGAAGCGGCCTTTTGA
- a CDS encoding SRPBCC family protein, whose protein sequence is MSTQTIRFHRVLRASPERVHRAFLDGDAMAKWLPPFGFICKVHHMDARVGGTYRMAFTNFGTGRTETFGGTFLELVPGERIRHTDVFEDANLPGEMVTTVSLKAVSCGTELTIVQEGVPEAIPAEMCYLGWQESLAQLAHLVEPQIPD, encoded by the coding sequence ATGTCCACCCAGACCATCCGATTCCACCGCGTGCTCCGGGCCAGCCCGGAGCGCGTTCATCGCGCCTTCCTGGACGGGGACGCCATGGCCAAGTGGCTGCCGCCCTTCGGGTTCATCTGCAAAGTCCACCACATGGACGCCCGGGTGGGCGGCACCTACCGCATGGCGTTCACGAATTTCGGCACGGGGCGTACCGAAACCTTCGGGGGCACGTTCCTGGAGCTGGTGCCCGGGGAACGGATCCGGCATACGGATGTCTTCGAGGACGCGAACCTGCCGGGGGAGATGGTGACGACGGTCTCCCTGAAGGCCGTGTCCTGCGGCACGGAGCTGACCATCGTGCAGGAGGGGGTGCCCGAGGCCATCCCGGCCGAGATGTGCTACCTGGGCTGGCAGGAATCCCTGGCGCAGCTCGCCCACTTGGTTGAACCCCAGATCCCGGACTGA
- a CDS encoding ABC transporter permease: MPSFACPTFLADLSRSFSRRPVSSLVAVLMLAMGIGASTAVFSLMAPVLLGSSGLTGKVVEVSRRTEGNQGEVRFSFENGLSLEEMQVQQAGNPAIAALAQGSQERFVVRGEGAEARYLRASFITSAYFQVMGVAPWLGRGFTPQEDRLAEPQAILSFGLWHSLFGGDRKALGRVLQVNGHSCRVAGVLPRGFSGHLVGQRMDLWLPLGARAALAEAPEAGTLTSSDPTLARLRPGFTLAQAEQAFRTLGAGFQGPAPLPGTRVGPLTLAPFAANRDLVLEERLPAPWLLLAAAGSLLLLACANVANLQLAQLEARRQEFAIRLSLGARRGAVIRAVLQEHLALSALAGGLGLVLAWPFLRGLDAIRDVKIYEVPTPVSLSPAALLFALALVLATALAVGILPAYRASRADLAQVLKDLASTHVRGTRLQDGLVIVQVALALALIAGGALVARGLARARSTALGFREAGVAGLRLEFPQAWTEQRRADARQALEARIAALPGVKAVSWAERLPMEEGILTITSLPGKAYAQVQGIGPGYFATLGLTLLQGRDFARADQPEGGRIINQTLAHQLWPGQDPLGRDLKGHPVIGVVMDHGLSTEKSVHVPAIFSPLRPSGGRNHCACLLFRTEGEPEALFASAQQVLRAVDPDLPLLKLATLSSHLDGLHHHLRVASWLLGFCGLMALLMAAMGVQALLVFRIERQTREIGLRMALGAPRGRILREVIQRGMRSVGVGLALGALGAYALGRICHHAFKGVEPLEAPSLLEALGTLLGVSLLACLLPALRAAALDPARAMRQD, translated from the coding sequence ATGCCGTCCTTCGCTTGCCCAACGTTCCTGGCCGACCTTTCGCGGAGTTTTTCCCGCCGACCGGTCTCTTCGCTGGTGGCGGTGCTGATGCTCGCCATGGGCATCGGCGCCAGCACCGCGGTCTTTTCGCTCATGGCGCCGGTGCTCCTGGGATCCTCGGGGCTCACGGGGAAGGTGGTGGAGGTGAGCCGGCGCACCGAAGGGAATCAGGGGGAGGTCCGGTTCTCCTTCGAGAACGGCCTGTCCCTGGAGGAAATGCAAGTTCAACAGGCGGGCAATCCCGCCATCGCGGCCCTGGCCCAGGGCAGCCAGGAGCGCTTCGTGGTGCGCGGCGAAGGGGCGGAGGCGCGGTATCTGCGGGCTTCCTTCATAACCTCCGCCTATTTCCAGGTCATGGGCGTGGCACCCTGGCTGGGACGGGGCTTCACCCCGCAGGAGGACAGGCTGGCGGAACCCCAGGCGATCCTCAGTTTCGGATTGTGGCACAGCCTTTTTGGCGGAGATCGCAAGGCCCTGGGCCGGGTGCTGCAGGTGAACGGCCATTCCTGCAGGGTGGCCGGGGTTCTGCCCCGGGGCTTCTCGGGACACCTCGTGGGTCAGCGCATGGACCTCTGGCTGCCCTTGGGGGCGCGCGCCGCCCTGGCCGAAGCGCCCGAGGCCGGGACCCTGACCTCCAGCGACCCCACCCTCGCCCGGCTCCGCCCGGGTTTCACTCTGGCCCAGGCGGAGCAGGCCTTCCGGACCCTGGGGGCGGGCTTCCAGGGCCCTGCTCCGCTTCCGGGGACCCGGGTCGGGCCCCTTACCCTGGCGCCCTTCGCCGCCAACCGGGACCTTGTGTTGGAGGAGCGTCTGCCCGCGCCCTGGTTGTTGCTGGCGGCGGCGGGGAGCCTCCTGCTCCTGGCCTGTGCCAATGTGGCCAACCTGCAGCTGGCCCAGCTGGAGGCGCGGCGGCAGGAATTCGCCATCCGCCTTTCCTTGGGGGCTCGCCGGGGCGCCGTCATCCGGGCGGTCCTCCAGGAGCACCTGGCCCTCAGCGCCCTGGCCGGCGGGCTGGGGCTGGTGCTGGCCTGGCCCTTCCTGCGGGGCCTGGATGCCATCCGGGACGTGAAGATCTATGAGGTGCCCACGCCGGTTTCCCTCAGCCCCGCGGCCCTGCTGTTCGCCCTGGCCCTGGTCCTGGCCACGGCCCTGGCGGTGGGCATCCTGCCCGCGTACCGGGCCTCCCGGGCGGACCTGGCCCAGGTCCTCAAGGATCTGGCGAGCACCCACGTCCGTGGCACCCGGCTCCAGGACGGCCTGGTGATCGTGCAGGTGGCCTTGGCCCTCGCCCTGATCGCGGGGGGCGCCCTGGTGGCCCGGGGGCTGGCCCGGGCGCGCAGCACGGCCCTGGGTTTCCGGGAGGCGGGCGTGGCCGGCCTGCGCCTGGAATTCCCCCAGGCCTGGACGGAGCAGCGCCGGGCCGATGCCCGGCAGGCCCTGGAGGCCCGCATCGCGGCCCTGCCCGGCGTGAAGGCGGTGAGCTGGGCCGAGCGCCTTCCCATGGAGGAGGGCATCCTCACGATCACCTCCCTGCCGGGCAAGGCATACGCCCAGGTGCAGGGGATCGGCCCCGGCTACTTCGCCACCCTCGGCCTCACCCTGCTCCAAGGCCGGGACTTCGCCCGCGCCGACCAGCCCGAGGGCGGCCGGATCATCAACCAGACCTTGGCCCACCAGCTTTGGCCCGGTCAGGACCCCCTGGGCCGGGACCTGAAGGGGCACCCGGTGATCGGGGTGGTGATGGACCATGGCCTTTCCACCGAGAAGAGCGTGCATGTCCCGGCGATCTTCAGCCCCCTCCGCCCCTCGGGCGGCCGCAATCACTGCGCCTGTCTGCTCTTTCGCACCGAGGGCGAACCCGAGGCGCTGTTCGCCTCTGCCCAGCAGGTGCTCAGGGCCGTCGACCCCGATCTACCGCTGCTCAAGCTCGCCACCCTTTCCTCCCACCTGGACGGCCTGCACCACCATTTGCGGGTGGCGTCCTGGCTCCTGGGCTTCTGCGGCCTGATGGCGCTGCTCATGGCGGCCATGGGGGTGCAGGCCCTCCTGGTGTTCCGGATCGAGCGCCAGACGCGGGAGATCGGCTTGCGCATGGCCCTGGGCGCGCCCCGGGGACGCATCCTGCGGGAGGTCATCCAGCGCGGCATGCGCAGCGTCGGGGTGGGCCTGGCCCTGGGGGCGCTGGGCGCCTACGCCCTGGGCCGCATCTGCCACCACGCCTTCAAGGGCGTGGAGCCCCTGGAAGCCCCGAGCCTCCTGGAGGCGCTGGGCACCCTGCTGGGGGTTTCCCTCCTGGCCTGCCTCCTGCCCGCCCTGAGGGCCGCGGCCCTGGACCCCGCCCGGGCCATGCGCCAGGATTGA
- a CDS encoding Gfo/Idh/MocA family protein: MKLGIIGGGRIAAMHATALARVHGPGICGVYDCNPSQAVAFADRHHCQPYVTAERLLEDVEAVIVASPNAFHVTHVTQAIGQGCHVLCEKPLVTRLEDAFRLVDSLAGTRQVAAVGFNYRYLPIAKMIKHCLSNGAFGRVLAVRMALKKRSAFTKKTFTWRDGEQTLGTSGAMGDLGVHLIDLFHFCFEDALDPDSISAKLTTHVASRENQPVRVDDDAFTCLRSAKGCFVSLAASKTAEPNDLGLHVEVVGENLELRYASMHKSLYQVKEQADWEWRELPTVQDLFDPPEEVFGWADSFTGQAWQWLDLIQGSPNGELRTLASFKDGLQAQRILEGILQKTGAAHRVFLSRLE; this comes from the coding sequence ATGAAACTTGGAATTATTGGTGGAGGGAGGATCGCAGCCATGCACGCAACGGCCCTGGCGAGAGTCCATGGCCCCGGCATCTGCGGAGTGTATGATTGCAACCCGTCCCAAGCGGTAGCATTTGCCGACAGGCATCATTGCCAACCCTATGTCACTGCGGAGCGTTTGTTGGAGGATGTCGAGGCGGTGATCGTCGCGTCCCCCAATGCCTTCCATGTGACCCATGTGACCCAAGCCATTGGGCAGGGCTGCCATGTCTTGTGCGAAAAACCCCTGGTCACCCGCCTGGAGGATGCCTTCCGCCTAGTAGATTCTCTCGCGGGCACCCGCCAGGTCGCTGCCGTAGGCTTCAATTACCGATATTTGCCCATCGCTAAGATGATCAAGCACTGTTTGTCGAACGGGGCATTCGGCCGGGTGTTGGCGGTGCGAATGGCTTTGAAGAAACGTAGCGCCTTCACCAAGAAGACTTTTACCTGGCGAGACGGCGAGCAGACGTTAGGCACCAGCGGAGCGATGGGCGACTTGGGCGTCCACCTCATTGACCTGTTCCACTTCTGTTTTGAGGACGCGTTGGACCCTGACAGCATCAGTGCCAAGTTAACCACCCACGTGGCGAGCCGGGAGAACCAGCCAGTGCGCGTGGATGACGACGCCTTCACATGCCTGCGATCGGCAAAAGGTTGCTTCGTCTCCTTGGCAGCCTCCAAAACGGCTGAGCCTAACGACCTTGGATTGCATGTGGAGGTGGTGGGAGAAAACTTGGAATTGCGTTACGCCTCCATGCACAAGAGCCTCTACCAGGTTAAGGAACAGGCGGACTGGGAATGGCGAGAGCTTCCGACCGTCCAGGATCTGTTCGATCCACCGGAGGAGGTCTTCGGATGGGCCGATTCCTTCACGGGACAGGCTTGGCAGTGGCTGGACTTGATTCAGGGCAGTCCGAACGGTGAGCTGCGCACCTTGGCCTCATTCAAGGATGGACTCCAGGCCCAGCGAATCCTCGAGGGAATCCTGCAGAAAACCGGTGCCGCCCACCGCGTCTTCCTCTCTCGCCTGGAATGA
- a CDS encoding DegT/DnrJ/EryC1/StrS family aminotransferase, with protein MINCRNLQQPGAKTIREGETKFHLRGDSVDNVRLLEMLLEGTEGEVSIDPNRAMIKLAETLLSGGRLRRDMDLAQVLFAQTPPTDQVPFLPMHRLMGAEETKACQEAFALVADSGQFTSGPHAPRLEEALCEFLGCRATILCSSGTDALIVVLHALGIGSGDEVIIPGNSFAATENAILAVGAVPVLGDVEEATFLLDASKLERVVTARTRLILPVHLYGQLADMPKIRRVSDSLGVRLLEDACQSLGATGMGRHSDAAVLSFNPFKNLGFCGKARAIVTQDPALETRCRMISYHGFELGKKNIKTEGFGFNARIDDLQAAIGWAKLPYLALNNFRRLFLAWRYLILLKDLVRSGKILAPSMVDRHVWHLFPVQILDRDRDQVRRDLLERHHVETEIYYPRLTHQQDTPLQKTYYSDTRCPVTEKLHQRLMNLPLYPGMTLGEQDRVVEAMEMVLAKPAPNREKARSS; from the coding sequence ATGATCAATTGTCGGAACCTTCAACAGCCCGGAGCCAAGACTATCAGGGAGGGCGAAACCAAATTCCACCTCCGTGGTGACAGCGTCGACAATGTCAGGCTTCTGGAAATGCTCCTAGAGGGGACGGAAGGAGAGGTCTCCATCGACCCAAACCGGGCAATGATCAAGCTTGCGGAGACGCTGCTTTCTGGAGGAAGACTCCGGCGGGACATGGACTTGGCCCAGGTGCTTTTCGCCCAGACACCACCCACCGACCAGGTGCCCTTCCTTCCCATGCATCGCTTAATGGGCGCCGAAGAGACCAAGGCCTGTCAAGAGGCCTTCGCCCTGGTGGCCGACTCTGGCCAGTTCACCAGCGGTCCGCACGCTCCACGGCTGGAAGAGGCCTTATGCGAATTTCTGGGTTGCCGAGCTACCATCCTATGCAGCAGCGGCACCGATGCCCTGATCGTTGTCCTGCATGCCCTAGGTATTGGCTCGGGTGACGAGGTGATCATCCCGGGCAACAGTTTCGCAGCCACCGAGAACGCGATTCTAGCGGTGGGTGCGGTGCCTGTGCTTGGCGATGTGGAGGAAGCCACCTTCCTGCTAGATGCTTCCAAGCTGGAGCGGGTCGTTACGGCCCGGACTCGCCTCATCCTGCCGGTGCATCTGTACGGCCAACTGGCGGACATGCCGAAAATAAGAAGAGTTTCCGATTCTCTTGGGGTGCGGTTGCTAGAAGACGCTTGCCAGAGCCTGGGCGCCACCGGAATGGGTCGCCATTCGGACGCAGCCGTCCTGAGCTTCAACCCATTCAAAAACCTAGGCTTCTGTGGCAAGGCCAGGGCCATTGTCACCCAGGATCCGGCCCTCGAGACCAGGTGTCGGATGATCAGCTATCACGGCTTCGAACTGGGCAAGAAGAACATCAAGACGGAAGGCTTCGGGTTCAATGCTCGGATCGATGATCTCCAGGCCGCCATCGGGTGGGCGAAACTTCCATATCTGGCGTTGAACAATTTTCGAAGGCTCTTCCTGGCTTGGCGATACTTAATACTCCTGAAGGACTTGGTTCGCTCTGGAAAGATCCTGGCGCCATCCATGGTAGACAGGCACGTGTGGCACCTTTTCCCCGTCCAAATCCTCGACCGGGACCGGGATCAGGTACGCCGGGACCTGCTCGAAAGGCATCACGTGGAGACGGAGATCTACTACCCGCGCCTGACACACCAGCAGGACACTCCACTCCAAAAAACGTATTATTCCGACACCCGCTGTCCCGTAACCGAAAAACTTCACCAGAGGCTGATGAATCTTCCCCTCTACCCGGGCATGACTCTGGGCGAGCAAGACCGGGTGGTGGAGGCCATGGAGATGGTGCTTGCCAAACCGGCGCCTAACCGAGAGAAAGCTAGGTCATCATGA
- a CDS encoding helix-turn-helix domain-containing protein: MVTLPDLGEAIAKRRKALGLSQTMLAGKAGVGRSTLDALENARLGELGFVKVARILAVLGLHLKLQELGSSRPTLDALLEENRLDQDLDGRH; this comes from the coding sequence ATGGTCACCCTCCCCGATCTCGGCGAAGCGATTGCCAAACGACGCAAGGCCTTGGGCCTCAGCCAGACGATGCTCGCAGGTAAAGCGGGTGTTGGCCGTTCCACGCTGGATGCCCTGGAAAACGCCCGGCTGGGTGAACTGGGCTTCGTGAAAGTAGCCCGCATCCTGGCGGTTCTGGGCCTGCACCTGAAGCTCCAGGAACTCGGTTCAAGCAGACCTACCCTGGATGCACTGCTGGAGGAGAACCGCCTTGATCAAGATTTGGACGGACGCCACTGA
- a CDS encoding DUF58 domain-containing protein: MIPTLRLLRLLGAWTLLGLGAAVWPRLLPYWRGGAWLLGAALLVDVLLGFWPKGLEGSRTVPATLPLGQWREVVLRLRNPSPFPLDVEVFDEHPADFESRGLPARHRLPARGFLELSYQVRPLARGPRAFGRIHVRAASGLGLWCRSLRPGAPFPVRVFPDFAAVAHYALLATDQRLSLLGILKRPRRGEGLDFHQLREFREGDALRQVDWKASARNRKLISREYQDERDQQVVFLLDCGRRMKALDAVDGDPVGHFDQALNALFLLAYVALKQGDAVGVATFAEDAPRTVAPHKGLATLQQLFQHLFDVQPTLHAPDYLATAEAFLKRFRKRSLVILLTNLRDEEDETLLPALDLLRGRHLVMLANLKEGILESILARPVHGFEDALEHAGALDYQARRQVVFRRIAHGGTHILDVTPAKLPTSLVNRYLELKASGAF; this comes from the coding sequence ATGATTCCCACCCTTCGCCTCCTGCGCCTCCTGGGCGCCTGGACCCTGCTGGGGCTGGGGGCCGCCGTGTGGCCGCGCCTCCTGCCGTACTGGCGGGGAGGGGCCTGGCTCCTGGGCGCCGCCCTCCTGGTGGACGTTCTTCTGGGATTCTGGCCCAAGGGCCTCGAGGGCTCGAGGACGGTGCCCGCCACCCTGCCCCTGGGCCAGTGGCGCGAGGTGGTCCTGCGGCTCCGGAACCCCTCGCCCTTTCCCCTGGACGTGGAGGTCTTCGACGAACATCCCGCCGATTTCGAAAGCCGGGGCCTGCCGGCCCGCCATCGCCTGCCCGCCCGGGGGTTCCTGGAACTGTCCTACCAGGTGCGGCCCCTGGCCCGGGGACCCCGCGCCTTCGGGCGGATCCACGTGCGCGCGGCCTCGGGCCTCGGCCTTTGGTGCCGGTCCCTGCGGCCCGGAGCCCCCTTCCCGGTGCGGGTGTTCCCGGATTTCGCGGCCGTGGCCCACTATGCCCTGCTGGCCACCGATCAGCGCCTCTCCCTGCTGGGCATCCTCAAGCGGCCCCGCCGGGGCGAGGGGCTGGACTTCCACCAGCTCCGGGAATTCCGGGAAGGGGACGCCCTACGGCAGGTGGATTGGAAGGCCAGCGCCCGGAACCGCAAGCTGATCAGCCGGGAGTACCAGGACGAGCGGGACCAGCAGGTGGTCTTCCTCCTGGACTGCGGCCGGCGCATGAAGGCCCTGGACGCCGTGGACGGCGACCCGGTGGGGCATTTCGACCAGGCCCTCAACGCCCTGTTCCTGCTCGCCTACGTGGCCCTCAAGCAGGGCGACGCCGTGGGCGTGGCCACCTTCGCCGAGGACGCGCCCCGCACCGTGGCCCCCCACAAGGGCCTGGCCACCCTGCAGCAGCTCTTCCAGCACCTCTTCGATGTGCAGCCCACCCTGCACGCCCCGGACTACCTGGCCACCGCGGAGGCCTTCCTCAAGCGGTTCCGCAAGCGCAGCCTCGTGATCCTGCTCACCAACCTGCGCGACGAGGAGGACGAGACCCTGCTGCCCGCCCTCGATCTGCTCCGGGGCCGGCACCTGGTGATGCTGGCGAACCTGAAGGAGGGGATCCTGGAGTCCATCCTCGCCCGCCCCGTGCACGGCTTCGAGGACGCCCTGGAACACGCCGGGGCCCTGGACTACCAGGCCCGGCGCCAGGTGGTGTTCCGGAGGATCGCCCACGGGGGCACCCACATCCTGGACGTGACGCCCGCCAAACTGCCCACCTCCCTGGTGAACCGGTACCTGGAACTCAAAGCCAGCGGCGCGTTCTGA